GGTGCTACGACCGAGCACTTGCCAGTGAAACTCGTACTGGGTGGCTACTGGTCTTGACCGGTGTGACTGATAGTTGGCGGCAACCAGCTGTTCGCGGCCTTCTGGGAGTTGAACCTTGATATGTGTATGTCTTTATACACTTTTAAATATGATGGTGATCATCAATGATACATTAAAAGTACAATGCGTCAGAACTACTGTTAGGACCTGGCTTGCTGTTTAGGCGTTGTAAACTGGAGCACAATTCCTAGAATTTGAAGCATCGTATAGTTTGTTCATTCTTGGATTCTTTTCCATTGAATAACTCAAATTGAACCTACTGCTTGTTCCCAAACAAAACAGGTTCTTGGGGATGTTATTGAGTCCATAGCTGGTGCAATTTATCTTGACAGCAAGTATGACAAAGAGATGGTCTGGAGAAGCATGAAACCGCTATTGGAGCCACTTGCCACCCCAGAGACCGTTGAACGTGACCCAGTGAAAGAGCTGCAGGAATTTTGTGATCGCAGATCTTATAGTAGGTCTTACACAAAAACTCACGAGGGTGGAGTATCATCGGTTGTTGCAGAGGTGCAGGTTGAAGGGACTATCTATTCCGCAACTCGAAGTGGTCGCGATAAGACTGTGGCCCAAAAGTTGGCAGTGAAATCGCTGTTAGAAGATCtaaaggcagcagcagcggcaaaTGATCCAATATATCTACTACCTCCACTTTGTAATGGTGGGTCGTAGCTAGCCTGTGGATAAACCTATCCAAGTTCTCATGGGATTCTGGGAGTATTTTACAAATGTGCAGCTTAATCTGTGTTTGTAGATATTCAGCTTCATGCCGTTAACAATAGTTGAAAGATAGTTGCTGGTAAATTTGTTATGTGAAAGCTTCTGATAATGTGGCACATattaaataaagaaaaagaggaaAGTTCTATATACTCATATATAAACTCGAAGTTAGGACAGGAGAGCAACCATGTATATTCCTTTCGTCTTACATTGGACAATTAAGATTGTATAATATTTTGAAGTACTTGGTGTATATATGTTGTTGGTTGATGGCATGAACATTTTAACTTGCAAGCTAGCATGCgatctatttattttatttacttAAACTGCACACAATCTATTGGAGATGCCTTGACATGGGAAGCATGTACAGAACTGCACACCTGTGAACTACGGGCATTGCATCTTGGAACTGCACATCTGTAAGTGCGATCTTATCTCGGAACCGGGGTACAGAATGCCAATGTCTCACTACTTGTGCAGTTAAAAGCATACTTTGTACAGGGAATGTGTCATTTTCTCGAGGAAAATCTTtcgaactaaaaccacgacaagaattgcGGAACAGAGGAAAGGAGTACTTGTTTTCAATACTTCTACAATGCGCATCGTGCTTCCCTTGCTCAAACATACTGTATTTCCATTGAATGAAATAGCAAAATCCGCCAATTCTGAACCTCTTGTCACTCTTTTCTCCTTGTCACATTGTTCCATCAAGCATCCATGGACCATGGGTCAGGACACAAGAGGTTTCAAAGCCATAGTTTCTACTGGCCTGcgcaacaattttttttatcagaaGTTGGATCTACCTCCTGgtagtttcttttttgattttgtttgccCAGCACAGTCCGTAGGCTGTAGAAGCATGGTTACACACGCAGAACTGGTAACTAACTGTACATTTTATACAATCCCAATTAACCGAAGGCAAGGCAGTTTCCCTTGTTACAATCTTTAGGTAGCAAAATGATGAATTCTGGTGCTATCTGGAGTTGTCCTGAAAAGAGCAGAGATAATTCTAAATGTTAGTAGGATGAATGACAATGTTGAACTGATTCTTCATATTTACACACCATGCAATAAATATACCTGGGAGTCTGTTGATGTGGAGGCATCCGAAATTCGTGCTTCAGATTTTTCATTTGAGTAACTATCCAACAAGGAGATAAAGTTTAGTAACCTTCCGTTCAAGACTTCAGGACGTAGCTAAGTTGGATCAAAGGAGGAATTCTATGAAATTTAATACGACAGCAAGATTAGGCTTACGTTGATAAGATGGTGACCCAGATTAGCTCCACACAGTCGACCCAGAGAAGTCTTTGTTCAACAGGAACTACACCGTATGTAATTAAGTGTGCAAACGGCCATAACTTCCATCCAGCCTGGAATGAACAATTCAAACCAATATTTTCAGCTTCATcagaacagaaaacaaaataaataaaatgggcATATAATATAAATCCAcatcagttaattcgggacggagggagtatataacaTGGTTCCACAAGAACTTTGGAGTAGCATAAATTGAAGGTCAGGCTACCACCTAGTGTTTACATGAACCTTACTTTTGTGTGTCAGTGTTATAACAATACCAATTGAATACTATGCTTTGCTTTAAGTGACCCTTACTAAATAAAAATGAGTTCCTTATTTTATTAGGTGAATACTAGTCTATAAAAAGCCTCCAAGATATATTTTATGTAAAGCTTGGAGAAAATAGTGAAATATTTATACCAAGAACGGCATTTCCAAACACACTTCAAGAAATCAAGAAGTCAAATGTGTATAGGCATGAAATGGAGGGACATGGATTTGCTGCCAGTAACATGACTAATCCAGTACAGCTTCATTGTTTTGTTAATTTGATCAGTCGGATCCAATTTCTAAGTGAATAGGGTGACCGATAATAAACCAAAGAGACTAAGACCGAGCATTCACAGTTCCCGATTCCTAAGGTACTTAGTTTGTAAAATTAAAGAAGAATATTTCACAGTTTAAGAAATGATTAACGCTTACAGTAAGCATGGGAAAGAACGTGGACTTGAGCTCGCTGAATATGGTGACCGGAGATTCGAAACGGAGAAAGCCCAAGACCACGAAGTAGATGCTGTTCCACAATGCAGACCAAGCCGTCTGATCAAATGCAACCTTTACAGGAACAGCCCACCAATCCTTGAATGGAAACAAAGACTGATGCAAGAAAATCGATGCATTCATCTCAGTTGACAGTTACCACATAACATAAGACATAAAGACAAGCCTACAATCAAGAGTCAGCTAAGTATGTAAGCCCATAGTGATTACCTCACAGAAATGATAGTAGTAATGCGAAAGGGAACCGTGGAGTGTGAACCCTACAAGGCCAGAACGGAACATACGAGTTCGGTCAAACTCAAAGATCGGCTTCCCTTCATAACACTGCAAACAAGAACAAACGGAATTAGCTACTGCAAGTTTGGGACAGCCGAAGTGGTATTAGAAAATTCCATGGAAGATTGGCACCTGGGCAATCCAGTCGCCGAGGGAGTAAACGACGCCGCTAATCATCATCTTGGCAAGAACTGGGTTGGTCTTGAGGGCCTCCTCGTAGGCAGACCAGTTGTGCTCCGGCATGTAGCGCAGGATCTCAAAGATGGTCCACCCCTGCACCAAATCGAATCACGAAAACAAAGGTTAATCTCTCGAATCAACAGGCTATAAGAAGAGACAAAGCAAATTTTCGCTCAAAATCAGCAAAAGGTACGCACATGCCAGTAGTCCTGGTCGACGGTGAGGAGCTTGGTGAGCGCGTAGGTGCTGGCGCCGAGCACGATGGCCGTGTTGATGCCGCGATCCAGCATCTTGTTCCCCCCATCGCCTCCGGCGCCAGCcccaccgctgccgccactGGTGAAGCCGCCGGTCACGTCGCCCTGGAAGGCGAGCCCGCCGATGTCGAGCTGGCTGCCCCCGAGCGGGTCCACCGGGAGCTCCTCCAGCAGCCCCGCCGAGACCATCTCCAGCTCGATGACCCCAGGCCCCGGCAGCACGTCAGCCTCCTCCGGCGCGGCCGAGACGCGCAGGGCCCGGCGGAGGCGCCTGCGCCTCGATGAGGATCCCCCCGccaggcggaggagggagggggcggcggggcaagCCGGGATGTGGTTTTTGCTAGGCAGCCGCCTGGAGGCggggaagggggaggaggccacggccgccgccatcgccacgGCGCTCCTGGGCTGCTCGAACCTCCCGCaccacacgcgcgcgcgctgAAGGCTGAAGCTGACGATGGTTGTTTCCCCTTGTTTTTCTCACTGAcgtgttttgttttctgacTGCCGCTGGCGTGGTTTTATCCGCCGCGGCAAAGGGATCCAGGCTACGACCTGAGAAGAGATTGGTGTGGACGACAGCCGTCCCTGGATTGTGTGCCCGGCTGAGATTCTTGCTTGTCGACCCCGGGTAATTTGTTCGAGGATAGCACGAGGGcgagtgatttttttttattttttttgtggtgGAGGGCTGGA
This is a stretch of genomic DNA from Brachypodium distachyon strain Bd21 chromosome 1, Brachypodium_distachyon_v3.0, whole genome shotgun sequence. It encodes these proteins:
- the LOC100846887 gene encoding uncharacterized protein LOC100846887 → MAAAVASSPFPASRRLPSKNHIPACPAAPSLLRLAGGSSSRRRRLRRALRVSAAPEEADVLPGPGVIELEMVSAGLLEELPVDPLGGSQLDIGGLAFQGDVTGGFTSGGSGGAGAGGDGGNKMLDRGINTAIVLGASTYALTKLLTVDQDYWHGWTIFEILRYMPEHNWSAYEEALKTNPVLAKMMISGVVYSLGDWIAQCYEGKPIFEFDRTRMFRSGLVGFTLHGSLSHYYYHFCESLFPFKDWWAVPVKVAFDQTAWSALWNSIYFVVLGFLRFESPVTIFSELKSTFFPMLTAGWKLWPFAHLITYGVVPVEQRLLWVDCVELIWVTILSTYSNEKSEARISDASTSTDSQDNSR